One Rhabdothermincola sediminis genomic window carries:
- the csx19 gene encoding type III-D CRISPR-associated protein Csx19 → MAETNRTLELVPHNPPLVLRHECEATGLAGGLRWFAREAGPGSVLVSTPRSFSVLTVDATGEIQGRPDTAGLDLDTAYEARAFTTGDRNAAAELRWRATPGGGDAVLVRLGQPDPGASDPEPSDPGPLVHATITGGGYLLWGTVESHGGDWVRLHASQVGTLDVPVGHLEGIEQGAYLRLTTVEAIGQDGHGNATILDELLTGWEVV, encoded by the coding sequence ATGGCTGAGACGAACCGCACGCTGGAGTTGGTGCCTCACAACCCGCCGCTGGTGCTTCGACACGAGTGCGAAGCAACCGGACTCGCCGGCGGCCTGCGTTGGTTCGCTCGCGAGGCCGGCCCGGGGTCGGTCCTGGTGTCGACCCCGCGATCGTTCTCCGTGCTCACCGTGGACGCCACGGGAGAGATCCAAGGGCGACCGGACACGGCCGGCTTGGACCTTGACACCGCCTACGAGGCCCGAGCGTTCACCACAGGTGACCGCAACGCGGCCGCGGAGCTGCGCTGGCGTGCCACCCCCGGTGGCGGTGACGCCGTCCTCGTCCGGCTCGGGCAACCCGATCCAGGGGCATCCGATCCAGAGCCATCCGACCCGGGGCCACTGGTGCACGCGACGATCACCGGGGGTGGCTACCTGCTCTGGGGAACGGTCGAATCCCACGGCGGTGACTGGGTCCGACTGCACGCTTCCCAGGTCGGCACCCTCGACGTCCCCGTCGGACACCTCGAGGGAATCGAGCAGGGCGCGTACCTACGGCTCACGACGGTCGAGGCCATCGGCCAGGACGGCCACGGCAACGCCACGATCCTCGATGAGCTGCTCACCGGCTGGGAGGTGGTCTGA
- a CDS encoding RAMP superfamily CRISPR-associated protein produces MARPVTERLRLSATFEALTALHVGGVPGDPEVDLTVALDGRERPYIPGTSLAGILRSACVRAAGTDAKQRDAIERIWGGTPENRSEDTAASLVVVDDAVVCSSAPLELRDGIGIDRFTGTAAAHVKYVRQVIPRGSTFEVHVTVDRPAELPDGTTATDIDTVIGLLTGLLVGHGTITVGAAGTRGLGRVCATRESFHAQRLSFRDRSRTIEAVRGGADVTDELRVRATTAGGDEITITVHWAPDGPLMVKAGFDGLAVDTLPLTGITGHDPTTKEAQLGFLLPGSSIKGALRSRAELIVRTLRGVDVSAPGQGGAPSTRRFLDQLADPALELVRWLFGSAPVEPSGPRSNSHTSDEPQPGRGALSVDDCFSKERFPADAWNAVIGAAKQKSGGDELDRLRTALSALGLSGLQPAFHVAVDRWTGGAAEGLLFSVLEPHALEWEPVRIRLDLARLPDAVREAAICLLLVVLRDLAEGWVPFGFGTNRGLGAIQVRTVSIEVPAGFASLPSGQLSEVLAAASENLADGWKAAVAPFDPTVEAAQDG; encoded by the coding sequence ATGGCACGCCCCGTCACCGAGCGGCTCCGGCTGTCGGCCACCTTCGAGGCTCTCACCGCCCTGCACGTCGGCGGCGTCCCCGGCGACCCCGAGGTGGACCTCACCGTGGCGCTCGACGGCCGAGAGCGCCCGTACATCCCGGGCACCAGCCTGGCCGGGATCTTGCGCAGCGCCTGCGTGCGCGCCGCCGGCACCGACGCGAAACAGCGCGACGCAATCGAGCGGATCTGGGGTGGCACCCCCGAGAACCGCTCAGAGGACACCGCGGCAAGCCTGGTCGTGGTCGACGACGCCGTGGTGTGCTCGTCGGCGCCGCTGGAGCTGCGCGACGGCATCGGCATCGACCGGTTCACCGGCACGGCCGCCGCGCACGTGAAGTACGTGCGGCAGGTGATCCCCCGGGGCAGCACCTTCGAGGTGCACGTCACCGTCGATCGACCGGCCGAGCTTCCCGACGGAACCACCGCCACGGACATCGACACGGTGATCGGGCTCCTCACCGGGCTGCTCGTCGGGCACGGGACGATCACCGTCGGCGCGGCGGGCACACGGGGCCTCGGGCGGGTTTGCGCCACTCGCGAAAGCTTCCACGCCCAGCGCCTTTCCTTCCGTGATCGCAGCCGCACGATCGAGGCTGTCCGAGGCGGTGCCGATGTCACCGACGAACTACGAGTGAGGGCCACGACCGCCGGCGGCGACGAGATCACCATCACGGTCCACTGGGCCCCGGACGGCCCACTCATGGTCAAAGCCGGCTTCGACGGCCTGGCCGTCGACACGCTCCCACTGACCGGCATCACCGGACACGACCCGACCACAAAGGAGGCCCAGCTGGGGTTCCTGCTGCCCGGATCCAGCATCAAAGGGGCGTTACGCAGCCGGGCCGAGCTGATCGTGCGAACCTTGCGCGGCGTCGACGTCTCGGCTCCGGGGCAGGGTGGCGCACCGTCCACCCGCCGGTTCCTCGATCAGCTCGCCGACCCGGCCCTCGAGCTGGTTCGGTGGCTCTTCGGCAGCGCCCCGGTCGAGCCAAGCGGACCTCGCTCGAACTCCCACACAAGCGACGAGCCGCAACCCGGGCGGGGTGCCCTGTCGGTCGACGACTGCTTCTCAAAAGAACGCTTCCCCGCCGACGCCTGGAACGCCGTCATCGGCGCCGCCAAGCAGAAAAGCGGCGGCGACGAGCTCGACCGACTGCGTACCGCCTTGAGCGCGCTCGGCCTTTCAGGCCTGCAGCCTGCGTTCCACGTCGCCGTGGACCGCTGGACCGGTGGTGCCGCGGAAGGCCTGTTGTTCAGCGTGCTGGAGCCGCACGCGCTCGAATGGGAGCCGGTGCGGATCCGACTCGACCTCGCCCGACTGCCCGATGCCGTGCGCGAAGCAGCCATCTGCCTGCTGCTGGTCGTTCTGCGTGATCTCGCAGAGGGGTGGGTGCCGTTCGGCTTCGGCACGAACCGGGGCCTGGGGGCGATCCAGGTCAGGACGGTCAGCATCGAGGTACCGGCCGGCTTCGCGTCACTCCCGTCCGGCCAGCTCAGCGAGGTGCTCGCCGCCGCGAGCGAGAACCTGGCAGATGGCTGGAAGGCTGCGGTCGCCCCCTTCGATCCAACCGTGGAGGCAGCCCAGGATGGCTGA
- a CDS encoding RAMP superfamily CRISPR-associated protein has translation MTSAVTPPPNGAAPPTLGPDLRLKVTFTSDWHVGSGTGRPGDVDRLVRRDADGLPWVPAKTLTGIWRDACEQVAFGLDDGNTAGGWHRLVSWLFGTEPARGDRRPVPAALSVRPARLAEALRAALVAHPRVAQELTFVKPGVRIDPASGRAMDDHLRFEEQVRLGAVLWAEARLGRSGQPLDPGLVEVAEALLVAGALLVERLGGNRRRGAGRCTLQIVGAEDPQQWLDRLAGAEAPSVPDPDEAPAPAPTGSAGTAGGAEPSGATASSEASTAGGWVTFPVSIEALTPILVPDRVRGNVALSLDVVPGTALLGALGRSLATRGIDLAPHLRAGELVVTDLVPSPDGSPSFPVPLVFARAKTGDGRLYNRLCQTPPDGVQLKVLRSGVVAIGATGSEPTISAPQRSAATHATIDDARQRPTSDVGGVFTYEALPAGTRFTGAIRMRGSLAARIEKAGGPSALLPKRVELGRSKKDDYGLGEVTIGEVTSVDQHAEHTYGQGDRLTVWLCSDALLVDERHRPDPTLDRLETTLEAALGRGLRRAPVAPDGMISAAVETSRRESWHAGWRLPRPGLIGMRAGSVAVFELEGPVDGNRLDELEAAGIGLRTAEGFGQVRFNDPLLASASTAASSRGAITDHTAAPPASDTITDPGDRAFVDVLERAAWKAAIVRAATTLAADPQRRTEALGWDAARQAPPASQLGGLRQLLGGFEAPRGIERAQAWVEHLRGVKNRASKWPNEALDELERLLSDQDTVWELLEPHLPDDELCLTPSTASDRRKELRPFALRVLLSTAVRAHLRAAEQGRQD, from the coding sequence GTGACGAGCGCCGTGACACCACCACCGAACGGCGCAGCACCACCAACGCTGGGGCCGGATCTCCGGCTCAAGGTCACCTTCACGAGCGACTGGCACGTCGGCTCCGGGACCGGGCGACCCGGCGACGTGGACCGCCTGGTACGCCGGGACGCGGACGGGTTGCCGTGGGTGCCAGCCAAGACGCTCACCGGTATTTGGCGGGACGCCTGCGAGCAGGTCGCGTTCGGTCTCGACGACGGCAACACCGCCGGTGGATGGCACCGCCTGGTGTCCTGGCTGTTCGGCACCGAGCCGGCCCGCGGGGACCGCCGACCGGTGCCAGCGGCCCTGTCGGTACGGCCGGCACGCCTCGCCGAAGCGCTGCGGGCCGCGCTCGTGGCCCATCCTCGGGTGGCTCAGGAACTGACCTTCGTCAAGCCGGGGGTTCGCATCGATCCGGCCAGTGGGCGGGCGATGGACGACCACCTGCGTTTCGAGGAGCAGGTCCGCCTCGGTGCAGTCCTGTGGGCCGAGGCCCGCCTCGGACGGTCGGGTCAACCACTCGATCCCGGTCTCGTCGAGGTTGCGGAAGCGCTGCTCGTGGCCGGAGCGCTGCTGGTCGAGCGACTGGGGGGAAACCGGCGCCGGGGCGCCGGGCGCTGCACCCTGCAGATCGTGGGCGCCGAGGATCCCCAGCAGTGGCTCGACCGGCTCGCCGGCGCCGAAGCGCCGTCGGTGCCGGACCCGGACGAAGCACCCGCGCCCGCACCGACCGGTTCCGCGGGCACCGCCGGCGGGGCGGAGCCTTCGGGGGCCACAGCATCGTCCGAAGCGAGCACCGCCGGGGGCTGGGTCACCTTCCCGGTCAGCATCGAAGCCCTGACACCGATCCTCGTCCCCGACCGGGTGCGGGGGAACGTGGCCCTCTCGCTCGATGTCGTGCCTGGGACCGCCCTGCTGGGCGCGCTCGGCCGATCGCTCGCCACCCGCGGCATCGACCTGGCCCCCCACCTTCGGGCCGGGGAACTCGTCGTCACCGACCTCGTGCCGAGCCCTGACGGCTCCCCATCGTTCCCGGTGCCGCTGGTGTTTGCCCGGGCCAAGACCGGCGACGGGCGCCTCTACAACCGCCTGTGCCAGACACCCCCCGATGGGGTACAGCTCAAAGTACTGCGGTCCGGGGTGGTGGCCATTGGAGCCACAGGCAGCGAGCCGACGATCAGTGCCCCGCAACGCAGCGCGGCGACGCACGCCACGATCGACGATGCACGCCAACGTCCCACCTCTGACGTCGGCGGCGTGTTCACCTACGAGGCGCTCCCTGCGGGCACCCGCTTCACCGGTGCGATCCGGATGCGGGGAAGCCTCGCTGCGAGGATCGAAAAGGCCGGTGGCCCCAGTGCCCTGCTACCGAAACGGGTCGAGCTCGGGCGCTCGAAGAAGGACGACTACGGGTTGGGTGAAGTCACGATCGGCGAAGTCACCTCCGTCGACCAGCACGCCGAACACACCTACGGCCAAGGCGACCGACTCACGGTCTGGTTGTGCTCCGATGCCCTGCTCGTCGATGAGCGGCACCGCCCGGACCCGACGCTCGACCGGCTCGAGACCACCTTGGAGGCGGCGCTGGGCCGTGGCCTGCGCCGAGCCCCGGTGGCGCCCGACGGGATGATCAGCGCAGCCGTCGAGACGTCCCGGCGCGAGTCGTGGCACGCCGGTTGGAGGCTGCCCCGCCCCGGGCTCATCGGCATGAGAGCGGGTTCGGTAGCCGTGTTCGAGCTCGAGGGCCCTGTCGACGGCAACCGGCTCGACGAGCTCGAAGCGGCCGGGATCGGCCTGCGCACCGCCGAGGGGTTCGGCCAAGTCCGCTTCAACGATCCGCTGCTCGCCTCGGCCAGCACCGCGGCGAGCAGCAGAGGAGCCATCACCGATCACACTGCCGCCCCACCGGCGTCCGACACCATCACCGACCCTGGCGACCGGGCCTTCGTCGACGTGCTCGAGCGGGCAGCGTGGAAGGCGGCCATCGTGCGCGCCGCGACCACGCTGGCTGCCGACCCGCAACGTCGAACGGAGGCGTTGGGTTGGGATGCGGCCCGACAGGCTCCCCCGGCGAGCCAACTCGGTGGGCTCCGCCAGCTGCTCGGCGGATTCGAAGCACCCCGCGGCATCGAGCGGGCGCAGGCCTGGGTCGAGCACCTGCGCGGCGTCAAGAACCGCGCCTCCAAGTGGCCGAACGAGGCACTCGACGAGTTGGAGCGCCTGCTGTCCGACCAAGACACCGTATGGGAGCTGCTCGAGCCGCATCTGCCCGACGACGAGCTGTGCCTGACCCCAAGTACAGCCAGCGACCGGCGGAAGGAACTGAGGCCGTTCGCGCTGCGCGTCCTGCTCAGCACCGCCGTTCGGGCGCACCTGCGCGCGGCCGAGCAGGGGAGGCAGGACTGA